In Desulfonatronospira thiodismutans ASO3-1, the sequence TCGGACCTGACCAGGTTGTTGAACTGATTGAGTAAATTGTCTCTACAGGGCTAAAAAATTATCTTAGGATACTTTTTTTGGGGCCAAAAACGATGAAAGCTGCCTATATGATATCTCCGTTCCAGAGCTTTGCGCAGAACTGCTCCCAAGGCAAAATCGTGATCCGGCTGCTGATTTTTTCAGGATACCTGTCTCGCGAAACAATGATACTTTTCCCTGGCCTGCACTCCTCCCCAAACAGGTGCAGCCCTTTAGGCAATTTCGATGCAGCGTGCTCTCCCGCCTTGACCTCAATGGCCACATCCGCGTCTCCCAGGATGATATCCACCTCAGATCCGCTGGCTGTCCTCCAGTATGAAACGGGAAAGTCCTTGCGGCTATAGTGCCTGTAAGCCCAGCATTCCTGAAGGATGAACTGTTCAAAGGCCCTGCCGAACTCCCTGGTCTTGGGACTGAGAGAATACCGGTTCAGCAGCGCAGAGACCAGACCAACATCAAAAAAATAAAACTTGGCAGTTTCTATGAGCCGTCGCCTTGAGCTTTTTTTCCAAGGCGGCAAAATTCTGCCGATCAAAGTGTCTTCAAGGATTTGATAGTATTCACGGATGGTCTTCACAGATACGCCCGAGTCTCTGGCAGCGTTGGAATAGTTCAGCAGCATGCCGCTGGTTGCCGCAGCCGACTGCAGGAACCTGGAGAATGCAGGGAGGTTGCGGGTCAATGCTTCAGCCTGAATTTCTTCCTTAAGGTAATCGTGAACATATGCCTGAAGATCCATGCGATAATCCGGGGAAAGGTAGTGAGAAGGCAAAAATCCCGAGACAAGAGCTTTTTCCAGATCAAAGCCCCCAAGCTCACGTGAGACCAGAGGGTAAAGTTCGAAACGCCAGGCCCGTCCACCGAGCAGGTTGACGTTGCCGCGCTTAAGTTTTCTGGCGCTGGAACCGGACAAAAGAAAGCGGTAAGAGCGATTCTCCATGAGCCAGTGAATTTCGTCCATCAAATGAGGGATTTTTTGGACTTCATCGATGACCACGGTCATGGACGACTGGGCTTCCAGGATCCGGCGCAGTCTGAACGGCTCCCTGCTCAGCAGCATGAACAGTTCATAGTCAAGGAGATCAATCCAGTACGCTTCAGAAAACTGTTGTCTGAGCAGCGTGGTCTTTCCGGTCTTGCGAGGTCCCCAGAGAAAGGCGGACCTGTTTTCCGGCAGATCAATGCTCAAAATCCGGGGAATAAAATTATGTTGTGGCATGCAGAACAGCTATGATAATTTGGAGTTCAAGTCAATTCATTTGTGATAAGTTGTCCTGACGTATAATATAATCATTTAAAAGCTTGTAGCAACATATACCAGATTGGCATACATTGTGCGTTCTGAAGCGTAACAACTGACTTTAAACGTACCCAAGTTCATATAACCACGAAAGAAAGGAGACGGGTATGAGACAGCAAACACTCTTGAATAAGATTTGAAGATTTGGGGTCGGACCTAATCAAGTTATTGAGTTGATTGTATAAATATCCTCTATATAGTCTAAAATTGGCCTTAGAACGCCCATTTCGATGCTCAAAAACCAGTTGTAAGCAAATATGCCCAGAGCCAACAGATATTTTTTGCCTGATCATGTATGGCATATTACCCATAGATGCCATAAAAAGGAATTCTTGCTTAAATTCGCCAAGGACCGTAGCACATGGGTAAAATGGTTGTTTGAAGCCAAAAAAAGGTATGGGCTACAGGTATTGAACTATACGGTTACCTCGAATCCCAGTTAAATGCGCTGCGCTGTCCTTCGGCCCCAGTAAAGCAAAAGAAAGCTTCACGGGGTAAAAATTTAACGGGACAGGTCATATTCACTTGCTGGTACACGGACATGAAGACAAAGATGCTATACCCAGATCGCTACAATTGATAGCTGGCAGGACAGGCCAGGAATACAATCAAAGGAAGAAGCGTAAGGGGGCTTTCTGGGAAGACAGGTATCACGCTACAGCAGTGGATGTTGATGAACACCTTGTTCGATGTCTGGTCTATATAGACTTGAATATGGTCAGGTCCAAAGTGGTTAAGCATCCCAATGAGTGGAGTCACGGGGGATACCCTGAAATAGTCGAGCCACAACAAAGATACCGGATTATCAATAGGGATCTCTTGCAAAAACTCCTGGATATCGATGATGGTTTATCAGGTATTTACTCTGGGTGGGTTCAGACAGCATTGGATGAGAGAACTCCAAGGCAAGCCGACTGGACTGAAGGTGTTGCAGTGGGCTGCAAAGATTTTGTCGAAAAGGTCAAGGAAATGCTTGGCGGCAGAGCTTGCGGCCGCAGGGTCCATGAAGTAGGCAAGTCAGGGATGTACGCACTTAAAGAACCTGTATCGGCTTACAATGATGTTTTTGAGGGTAAAATGGGGCTTCTAAGCTCCGAAAATAGGCTATTTTGGGATATTTATCCTGATATTTAAGGATGATGGTTAGGTCCGACCCCAAAGACAAAGAAACCCAAAGAAACAGTCGGCTGAAGGCCACCCTGGCCAATTCCCAGAGATTTACCGAGGACCAGGAAGAATATGTCAGGACAGTTCTGTCCCGGCTGGAGGAGGGCGCCCTGCCCAGAAAAACAGCTCAGAAGACCTTCAGGTCTCTGGAGAACCTGGGGGATGAACTGCTCAACCCCTTGAAAGTGCTGGCCACGCTGCAGAAAAACATTCCGGAAAGACTGCTTTTGGCCCACTACGTTGAACAAGGCAGCGCCATCTCCGGCAAGCGGGAAGTTATCCTTTCCATGTATCTTGGAGGAGGTTAAATGAGTGATCTCATACCCTTGGAAGCAATCACCGCAAAAATCATTGTCCTTAGAGGGATGAAAGTTATGCTGGACCGCGATCTGGCAGAACTATACGGAGTCGAAACCAAGGTTTTAAAGCAGGCTGTAAGGAGAAACATAAAACGATTTCCTGAAGACTTCATGTTTAAGCTGTCAAAACAGGAGGTTATGAACTTGAGGTCACAATTTGTGACCTCAAGATGGGGTGGGGCAAGGTATTACCCCATGGCGTTCACCGAACAAGGGGTGGCCATGTTGTCCTCTGTTTTAAACAGCGAGAGGGCTGTACAGGTAAATATACAGATCATGCGGGCCTTTACCAGGCTCAGGCGGATGCTGGCTGATAATGAGGACCTGAGGCGCAGGATCGAGGAGATGGAAGCAAAATATGATGAACAATTCCGCCTGGTATTTGAAGCAATCAAACAGCTTCTGTCTGAAGAGGAAAAAACCGGCCCGAAAATCGGATATCTAAGGGAAGAGGTTGAAAAATATCCGCAACAGGAACCTTCGGAATAGGTAATCGTCAATGGATAAAAGCCAGGCCGGACAACTCATAAGAGAGACCTTTGAAAGCCCTTTTGACAAGGACCGCTTTAAGGCCTTCGTCAAAAATCTCCTGAACACCGTGGAAGATGCTCCGTTCATCTACAGGGGCAAATTCATTCCGGATGCCAATGTAAAAGAAGCGATACAGCTCTGGATAGATACTGCCAGGGAATTTGGAGACCCTGTTCCGGAACCCAAAGGACGTCGCCTGATGTATGCCTGAGGAGTTGTTTACATCCCTTACCAATACCAGTTGCCCCTTCAGGGTCCGCCTCACAAAACGGCTAAAATGTTGTTCTGTATATCAATCCAGGCTGAATCCCGGCATATCTCTGGACCTTTGTGCCTGTCCCGGTCAGCCACTATCTCGCAACAAGGAGAAGGGATAAATGATTGGAGCTATTGCCGGAGATATTGTCGGATCGGTTTACGAGTGGGACAACATCAAGACCAAGGATTTTGATCTGTTCACCTCGCGCAGCTTCTTTACCGATCTCGCCCCGCCTTGGGACAGCGAAGACCTGGAAGAGATGGTTGACGAGCTCGAACCGCTGGACGACGCGGCAGGTGAAGACATGGCCCGAGAGTTTATCAGGGGCTTGAGCAACCAGCTAAGACTTTGGCTGGCCAGGGATGGAGTTGGCAGGCAGTACAGAATGGATTTTCAATGCCCGAGCATGGTCATTTTTTGTTGGTCAAAAATGCAGGGGAAGGGACAAGTATAAACAATGAAATCAACGTTCTGGGAACCCCTGTTGAAGATGCTTATCAAATGCTAAGCTGATTATAAGTAAATATTAAGTAAATGCTGAGCAACTGCTAAGTTAATGATAAGCTAATGCATAGTAAATACTAATAAAAATAAGCAGTTCATTCAGATGGTTATTTCTTTTGATGGCATTCCACACAACCCATCAAAAAATGCTGGCTCTCCACTCACTTATTTTTAAAACCTGTCAAATCTCTCTCAAAAAAACAAGTGCGGTGGTGCCAATAAAAGATTATTGAAGTTTTGTATAATTAATTCAATATCTTACGTTAAATCTAGAGTGAAGAAGTGCAAAACGGTTGAAACTTATTTAGGTTTTAACTACTATAAAGGAAAAGCTTGAAACAAAAACCAGCAGCCTGCCACTTATTCTGGAGGATTCGTGCTGTTCATCTTACACCCTCTCCAATCTGTCCGTCTTTATCTTACTCCCTTTAATTTAGTCTTTAAGTCAGTCATCTTACTTTTTATATTAAAAAATTATTTTATCGCAATCTCTTTTATGTACAAGATGCCTGATTGCAAAATTTTATTTTGTAATTCATTACGATACCATATATAAAAAGACAGCATCAATCAAATGGTTGTCTATTAAAGTATTTATGTTTTTTCGATATATGTGATATATCAATTTTAACTTGATACATCATAATAATTGTTTAGCCAATGGGTATTGGATAACATGTTTATTTTAATTTTATTATAAAAGGATATACGATATGAGTGAAATATATAATATGATAAAAGATTGCAGGCTGTATCGTAATAAGGTTCAAATTAATTCACAAGAATATGTTAATTCTAGATCTGTAGTAAATTATAATAAAAATGACCAAGATATCAATTATGATATAAAAGATATTTTATTTTTGTGCGCATTGAGCGGAACAGACTGTCTTATGACAGGTAAGACAGGTGCAGGAAAAACGCACCTTTCTTCACTGGCTATGCAGGCTCTTTTTGGCGATGAGCATAGAGAAAATAAAACAGAAATAGATGATAACAATGAATCAAGATACATGGAAGGGTATGTGAATAAAACCATAACCCCTTCCATGCGTCCCCAGGAGTTTTTGGACATAAGTTATAAATTATTTATTGAAAGCGGAGAAAGTCTCAAGGGTGCCATGGAGAAAACTCCCATTCTACAAGTTCCTGGGGTTATTCTCAATGAAGCCAACCGAGCGCCAGGATTTGTGCAGAATTTTTTGATCCCTTTTTTAGATAAAAAGATGGATATTGAAGGAAAATATGTTGATGTAGGTGTGGATAACGGCGTCCAGAACTATCAGTTTCGGACTATTACAATCAATGAAGGGGAAGAGTACGAAACCACAGCTATGGACAAGGCCCTGCGGGATCGAGTGGGCCTGGAAATTCCAATGGACGGTTTTTATCAAAGCTCCAGTGACTGCCTGGAGATGCTGAAGAAGATGGCCAAATCCAAATCAGATAAAGATAATGATGTTAACCTTGAAGAACCTAGTATGTCCATGCCTGAACTTTCCGGAAAAATAGAAGGACTGGTTAAAAAAAACCGGGAAGTATCATTTCTTCTTCTTTATCTTTCAGGAATGAGCTACTGTTATAAAGTCGCTCAATACAATGTCTGGCCTCCAGTTAAAGAGCTTATCCAGCTGAACGAGGCTTTCTGTTCGGATTGCCGTTATGCCGCTGCCACTGAATTAAACAGCGAGCATAACATCTGCGGTTCTGTAAGAGCGCTATCTCAGAGAGCTTTAAGACAGCTTCTGCGCCTTTCTCAGGCAGTATGTGTCGGAGCTATGATTCAAGAGAGTCGACTGAATAAAACTTCAGAGTTTGTTGTTCAGGAAGAAGATGTCTGGGCCATTGCCCCTCTGGTTTTGTATAAAAAGCTCCAGCTCTCCCAAAGATGGTTGAATGCTCATGCAGGTTCAGAATGGATAGCCCTGCTTTCAGCTATAGAGTTGATCAGGAAGCGCTGGGAAAAGATTAAAGAGAAGAATATACTGGAGCACGCCATGAAAGCAGATGAAGGTCAGGCCCTCAATGAGAAAGTAATGCGGGAGATCAGGGATTACGTGAGCCGCCAAACAGACTACTGGGTCTTGAGACTTTTTCCAACCTACAGGGCAGAGACACTAAGAATCAGGGAGTAGCACTTGGATTTTAAAAGCCTGGGCCAGGAACTGATTGTCAGATGGACATCTGACAGCAGTCTTTTTTCAAGAGTCAGGTCCGTGTGGAACTGGAACCTCCCTCTGACAATGTATTATCACCCTGACAGGGCCAGGCAGGAAGAGCTTGATATCTGCCTGAAAAAAGCCAGAATAATATGTGGTGGTTTTTTGCAGATCTGCCCTTATAACGGAAGCTACGAGAGAGTCCTTTTACGCAAAGTCCAACAGAGGCTGAAGCATTCTTTTTTTAAGTACAAAAGACGATACGTGGTCAGAATGTTTGCTGAGGTTGTGATTCTGAATGCATTTGCAAAGCGCAGCGATTATTTCGCCGACTGGGAGAAGCTTTTTGTCGACACCCTGGACATAGAGTACCTGCAGGGTACCTGGGAATATAAAGTACGCAAAGAGATTTACAACTGGATTTTTGATTCTTCAAAATGCCTGCTGAAATCTGACATGGACAGCATAAATTTTTCAGAAAACAGCCGGGACTGGCCCGAAGCTGTAAGCCGGTTCGCCGACTCGATACAGAAGTTTATTCAGAGCATCGAAGACAAAAATAAAAAAGTGCTCAAGAGCTGTAAAATTGAAACCAGGGGCTCCAGCTCGCACGCTAAGTCAGAAAAGATAAAAAAGGAGTTGCAGACGGAAACCCTGGAATGGATGAATAATATTCAAAAGCTTGAATCAACTGCAATGCGCACCTATAAAAAAGGCCGGGCATTAAAAAAGTCTCACTTTCAGCCTCTTACTGACGAGCCCTGGGTGCCCGGGGCAGAACTGAACTGGTTAAGACCTGTACTGGTGCCCTGGGAACCTTATTTTTTCCCCTCAACTCCTGACATGCATATAGATATACCTGAAAAAAAAGAGCAGGACCCGAGGCTGGTTTTGATTCTGGACAAATCAGGAAGCATGCTGGAAATGAGTCAGAGCAGGCTTTACTACAGCATACTTGAAACCTGTATCAGAGCCTTTGCAGAAATACCTTTCACTAACGCAGCGGCAGTAAATTTTGCCAGGAACTTTCATAGCTCCGGCTGGCTTGACAAGGGGTCATATCAATTACTCCAGAAGCATATTTTAAGTATGCCCGACCCTGAAGAGTCAAACTTTCCGGGAGAGGAGATCCTGGAACTAGTCCGCTCTGAAACATCTGAAAGAGAAGAAACAGTATGCATTATTTTTTCTGATGGTATCTGGCTCAACAAATCCAAGGAGCTAAGTGCCTTTTTTGAAGGTATTTCGAAAGAAAAAGGTCTAGAAATGGGGATGATTGTACCGGAGACGGCGGGACAGGAAAGTACAGCTGTAAACCTTGCCCGCAAAAACGGCTTATACGTAAGGCGTCTGGTAAATCCTGAGCTATGCACAAGTGTATTTGAAGAACTTTATCAATCCATGAGCAGGGAAAGAGCGTATGCTTGAAAACAACCACCTGGAACAGCTAAGAATAATGACAAGCGGGCTGCACGTGCTTGAGCTGGAATTTACTGCTGTCTTCAGGATTTCTGGAAACCTGGGGGACAAAAAAGGAGAAAAGGTTTATCTTCCACAGGTTCTGAGGGGGGGATGGGGACATAAATTCAAGGAAGTGTGCTGTGACCAGGAGCAATGGAGAGAAGTTCACAGTTGCCCCGATGAGTGCCAGTGCGCTTATGGCACAATATTCTGCTCCAGGCCGGGCAATCTTTTAAGTTCCCTGGGCAGTGGTCAGCAGATTCCAAGGGCTTACCGGGTCAGTGCACCATTTATCAGCAACAGGGTGGATGCAGGCCAGGTATTCAGATTTCATTTCAATCTTTACGGTAAAGCAATTCAAGCCTGGGAACCATGTGCAGCTGCATGGATGCAGCTGAGTGAGTCCGGAATTGGTGTAAACAACCGCATTCCCTTTCAGATCACTTCAATAGTCAACAAAAGCGACTCCAATCGATTGATCTGGACCATGGATCAGCCAGACAGAATTTATCCGCCTGAATCTGCTGTGATAGAAACTGGAGCAGGTCGCAGAGCCGAGATGGTGCATATCAATTTTACCAGCCCGTCTCTTTTCGCTGTGCAGAATCTGGGCAAAAAACTTCCTCCCTGGAAACTCAATCCTGCCCAGCTGGCCCAGACGGCAATCAACAGGATAGCCCGTCTGGCCGAGATATGGGGTGAGAATAGGGTAGAGCCCATCAGGCTGGATTACAATTCTGACAAGCAGCCCAGGCTTATGAGATACAGGCAGACCGGGAAGATGACGGATCAGCGCAGTTCTCAGCAGGAAAAAAACAGGCAGCAGATCAGCGGATGGACGGGCAATCTGCTTTTCAGGGGGGATGCGGGTATGTTCGCTGAGGTCATGGAGTTGGCCGCTCCCCTGGGAATAGGTCAGAATACCACGGCAGGTTTCGGCAGTTATCAGGTTTATCCTGTATGAGTACCCCCTGAATGGTTACGATTTTTCGGCAATAAGCATTGAGAACCGCTGGAAGGGCTATATAATAGAATTAAAGGACCAGATATGAAACAGGATCCTAATCGTCAGGAATTTGAAAGTTTTATCCAGATGCATGATGCCCTGCAGAAGACAGATTTGCATCTAAAGGGTATGCACGAGATGCTTTATGATGCAGCCGGCAAGTGCGGCCCAGGATGCAGTCTGCGCTATATAAGTTATTTCTTCGAATCAGACGATACCCGGCCCGGTCAGAACAGGTTCTGGCTTATTTTGAAGCTGGAAAGAGAAGGCACCAAGATACATGTGCCGGCCACGAGTTTTCCCTGTTTTACCGAGAATGGCACACTTCTTTTTTCAGGCAAGTCTGGAGCAATACAGGAGCGCAGGCCGATATGGCAGGTGGTTTTCAGGCAAGAAAAAGATATTCTTCCGGCAGACTGGGAGGAAGAGAGGAAGAATTTAAAGGAAAATATCCAAAAATACGGCTTGCATCCCAGGTGGTGCAGGCTTTCTTCCCTTACACATCGTTTGAGATATTTCCTCAAAAAGAACCTTGAAAAGTGGAAAAGTCGTGCAGTTACAAATTCTTATGCTGCTTCAGTTTTACTGGCAGGCAGTCTGGATGAGGCGTTTTATTCCACATTCTACCGGAGAGTGGATCATTTCCCCCTTGCAGACACAACCAACAAGCTGGCAGAAACAGCCCAGGGCCGACAGGTAAGCGCCAAATCTCTTCGCTGCCACAGAAAGACCATGATCGGCTCCAAGCCAGAGGATAATGTGCGAAACCTTTTGCCGGAACATACAGGAATGATCTGTCCGGTGGAAACTCCTGAGTCCGAAAGTATTGGCCTGGTCATGCATCTGGCACGAAAGGCCCGTCCGGAACTGTGGTCTCAAGACGCAGCCTTCAATGAAAATGATCAAAGAAGTGAAGAAGGAATTTTAAAAACTCCTGATCCGGACAACTTTCTGGGCTACTCAGCCTGCATGGTCCCATATATTCAGCATACCGATCCAACCAGGGCCATGATGGGTGCAAAAAACATGAAGCAGGCCCTGTCTCTGACTCAGGGTGAAGCACCCCTTATACGCACCGGGCATGAAGAAGAAGTTTTCGGCAGAGGGGAGCATGATCTGGATATGGACATCGGCCGTAATCTTCTGGTGGCTTACCTCCCCTGGTACGGGTTCAATTATGAAGACGGCATAGTGATAAGCAGGAGCGCAGCGGAAAAGTTTCTAAGCGTGAAAAAACACAAATTCGGGCCGTACTTTTGTCCTGGAAATTATAGACCGGCTAATCCGGACAGCAAATGGCGCAAACTGGACCGGGATGGCCTGGCCCCCCAGGGCCAGGAGGTGAAGTCCGGTGATGTTCTGGCCGCCTTTTATCCTGTGCGCTGGAATCATGACTCCAGGAGTAAAAAAAGGCAAATAGTTGTAAATACGCTGGCCGAACCCTTGCTTGTGCGTGTTCCTGACCATGTCCAGGGAAAACTGGTCAGGTTCGAAGTGGTTTGCCTGGAAACAAGTGACCTGCCCTTGCCCCGTCATATTACCAGAATGGCAGTGCATATGGAAATAGAAGAGAGCAGGCCTCTTGAGCCCGGAGACAAAATAATGGGCAGGCATGGCAATAAGGGGGTGATCAGCAGAATTCTGCCAGACAGGGAGATGCCTTATTTTCTGGACAGCATGCATGGTATAACCGACCTACGTTCCAGCAGTCATTTCCATGGAGAAGAGCAGGCCCATACCCATGTTGAAGTTATTCTCAATCCGCTGGGAGTAATCGGCAGGATGAACACAGGCCAGCTTCTGGAATGTCACACCGGACTGGCTATGCGTTGTATTCCAGAAAGAATGGAATTTTACCAGAACAGCGGCATGCCATTTAGTTCTGTTGACATTGAGTCATTAAGGCAGGACCTGTTATCCACGAAAATCGTGGATGAAACAGGTAAAGCCCGCCTGTTCTGGAGGGATGAAGCCGGAAATCATGTGCAGACCGGCCACGCATCCATGATCGGGGTGCAATACCTGATGAAGCTTGATCATATGGCCAGAGACAAGTTTCATGTCTGCGGTAAAAAGCCTCCAAGATGCATGATCACCAACCAGCCGGTAAAAGGCCGGAGTCGGGGAGGGGGCCTGAGGCTGGGAGAAATGGAGAACTGGTGCATTATCGAGCGTCAGGCCTGGGATGTCATTGACGAACTGCTGCAAAAAAGTGAGCCTGATGGACAGGTCAGCTCCAACCAGGCCTTAGAAGATATTCTCTATGCCCTTGGCCTGGAGCTGGTCTGTGATGATAAATCATATGTATTACGCCCCCATGATCAGTCATATGAACATCCACAGGTTTCCAAACCTCTTTCCAGGGCTGTAAACAGAAAAGATGCAGCCTTAGACAAGACTTCTTATGACCAAAGTATATTCGGGCAGGAATCTCTGAAGTTTCTAAAAAAGGAAGCCAGGTCCGGGCTTTCTGCATCAGGATGGGGCGTTATCAGGCTGCCTTTTTCTGTGAACCATCCCCTGTTGGATGCTTATACCTCCGCTGAGCTGAAAATATCAAGAATACCTGTACTGCCGTGCAGGTACAGGCCGTTGCTCAAATCAGATGATGAGCGTTTTATTACTGGTACCCTGGATAATATCCATGACGTACTGCTTGAATTGTGCTCATATTATGACGGGCTTGAGACACGCAAGAAAGAAAAGCTGGCCCAGATCCTTAAAGATATAAAAGAGCAGGATGCCGATATTTTCAGTTTTGTATCCAAATGGCTCGAATGCCGCCTGGATACAAAGACATCTCTTCTGCAGGTCAGGCAGCTTGGATCTGGTGCCTCGAAAATCAAGTCCAGAATCAAAAAGATCTGTGCCGCTCAAACTCAGAAAATTCAGCAGAAAGAGAGTAGTAATGCCGGGTTGTCGGTTATTAATGAGCAGCTTCTGTCCAATCAGGTGTTTGAAGCCAGGCAGAAGATCATTTGCTGCCTGAAGATTTACTACCAGTACCTGGTTGACCTTCTACAGGGCAAGCCTGGACTTTTGCGGGGCCACATCCTGGGCAGGCGCTTTCCTTTGTCAGGCCGGGCTGTCATCGTTCCTGATCCAACCCTGCCTCTTGGCCGGGTACGTATACCCGGAGCTATGTATGACGAGTTTTTTGAGCATTCGGACCAGGAAAACTGGATTCTTCTCAACCGCCCTCCGAGCCTGCTGCCCAGCAACATCCAGGCTTTTTCAGCCCAGCACGGTGGCAGCAGCAAGGTTATAAAGCTAAATCCCGGACTTTGCGCTGGATTCGGGGCTGACTTTGATGGCGACCAGATGAGCGCTTTTGCCCTGCATGCCGAAAATGCCCTGAACCAGGCCGAAAGTCTGATGCGTCCCGGGGCCATGCCATTAGCCCCCAAAACAGGACAGCCCAATCTGTCCATGAATCTGGACATCAGGCTGGGAATTTATCTTGTCCAGCAAGCTCCGGAAAAGCTTGATGAACTTCTTACAAAATACGGTTTAGAATCAACTGACAAG encodes:
- a CDS encoding ATP-binding protein; translated protein: MPQHNFIPRILSIDLPENRSAFLWGPRKTGKTTLLRQQFSEAYWIDLLDYELFMLLSREPFRLRRILEAQSSMTVVIDEVQKIPHLMDEIHWLMENRSYRFLLSGSSARKLKRGNVNLLGGRAWRFELYPLVSRELGGFDLEKALVSGFLPSHYLSPDYRMDLQAYVHDYLKEEIQAEALTRNLPAFSRFLQSAAATSGMLLNYSNAARDSGVSVKTIREYYQILEDTLIGRILPPWKKSSRRRLIETAKFYFFDVGLVSALLNRYSLSPKTREFGRAFEQFILQECWAYRHYSRKDFPVSYWRTASGSEVDIILGDADVAIEVKAGEHAASKLPKGLHLFGEECRPGKSIIVSRDRYPEKISSRITILPWEQFCAKLWNGDII
- a CDS encoding transposase; translated protein: MLVHGHEDKDAIPRSLQLIAGRTGQEYNQRKKRKGAFWEDRYHATAVDVDEHLVRCLVYIDLNMVRSKVVKHPNEWSHGGYPEIVEPQQRYRIINRDLLQKLLDIDDGLSGIYSGWVQTALDERTPRQADWTEGVAVGCKDFVEKVKEMLGGRACGRRVHEVGKSGMYALKEPVSAYNDVFEGKMGLLSSENRLFWDIYPDI
- a CDS encoding ORF6N domain-containing protein gives rise to the protein MSDLIPLEAITAKIIVLRGMKVMLDRDLAELYGVETKVLKQAVRRNIKRFPEDFMFKLSKQEVMNLRSQFVTSRWGGARYYPMAFTEQGVAMLSSVLNSERAVQVNIQIMRAFTRLRRMLADNEDLRRRIEEMEAKYDEQFRLVFEAIKQLLSEEEKTGPKIGYLREEVEKYPQQEPSE
- a CDS encoding type II toxin-antitoxin system HicB family antitoxin; translation: MDKSQAGQLIRETFESPFDKDRFKAFVKNLLNTVEDAPFIYRGKFIPDANVKEAIQLWIDTAREFGDPVPEPKGRRLMYA
- the cas6 gene encoding CRISPR system precrRNA processing endoribonuclease RAMP protein Cas6; the protein is MLENNHLEQLRIMTSGLHVLELEFTAVFRISGNLGDKKGEKVYLPQVLRGGWGHKFKEVCCDQEQWREVHSCPDECQCAYGTIFCSRPGNLLSSLGSGQQIPRAYRVSAPFISNRVDAGQVFRFHFNLYGKAIQAWEPCAAAWMQLSESGIGVNNRIPFQITSIVNKSDSNRLIWTMDQPDRIYPPESAVIETGAGRRAEMVHINFTSPSLFAVQNLGKKLPPWKLNPAQLAQTAINRIARLAEIWGENRVEPIRLDYNSDKQPRLMRYRQTGKMTDQRSSQQEKNRQQISGWTGNLLFRGDAGMFAEVMELAAPLGIGQNTTAGFGSYQVYPV
- a CDS encoding RNA polymerase Rpb2 domain 6, which encodes MKQDPNRQEFESFIQMHDALQKTDLHLKGMHEMLYDAAGKCGPGCSLRYISYFFESDDTRPGQNRFWLILKLEREGTKIHVPATSFPCFTENGTLLFSGKSGAIQERRPIWQVVFRQEKDILPADWEEERKNLKENIQKYGLHPRWCRLSSLTHRLRYFLKKNLEKWKSRAVTNSYAASVLLAGSLDEAFYSTFYRRVDHFPLADTTNKLAETAQGRQVSAKSLRCHRKTMIGSKPEDNVRNLLPEHTGMICPVETPESESIGLVMHLARKARPELWSQDAAFNENDQRSEEGILKTPDPDNFLGYSACMVPYIQHTDPTRAMMGAKNMKQALSLTQGEAPLIRTGHEEEVFGRGEHDLDMDIGRNLLVAYLPWYGFNYEDGIVISRSAAEKFLSVKKHKFGPYFCPGNYRPANPDSKWRKLDRDGLAPQGQEVKSGDVLAAFYPVRWNHDSRSKKRQIVVNTLAEPLLVRVPDHVQGKLVRFEVVCLETSDLPLPRHITRMAVHMEIEESRPLEPGDKIMGRHGNKGVISRILPDREMPYFLDSMHGITDLRSSSHFHGEEQAHTHVEVILNPLGVIGRMNTGQLLECHTGLAMRCIPERMEFYQNSGMPFSSVDIESLRQDLLSTKIVDETGKARLFWRDEAGNHVQTGHASMIGVQYLMKLDHMARDKFHVCGKKPPRCMITNQPVKGRSRGGGLRLGEMENWCIIERQAWDVIDELLQKSEPDGQVSSNQALEDILYALGLELVCDDKSYVLRPHDQSYEHPQVSKPLSRAVNRKDAALDKTSYDQSIFGQESLKFLKKEARSGLSASGWGVIRLPFSVNHPLLDAYTSAELKISRIPVLPCRYRPLLKSDDERFITGTLDNIHDVLLELCSYYDGLETRKKEKLAQILKDIKEQDADIFSFVSKWLECRLDTKTSLLQVRQLGSGASKIKSRIKKICAAQTQKIQQKESSNAGLSVINEQLLSNQVFEARQKIICCLKIYYQYLVDLLQGKPGLLRGHILGRRFPLSGRAVIVPDPTLPLGRVRIPGAMYDEFFEHSDQENWILLNRPPSLLPSNIQAFSAQHGGSSKVIKLNPGLCAGFGADFDGDQMSAFALHAENALNQAESLMRPGAMPLAPKTGQPNLSMNLDIRLGIYLVQQAPEKLDELLTKYGLESTDKCSFFEQPDMEKNLKGLSKEKRESFMADVLWLCFKEATESGLSFSFFDLVQQHAKPARMDQDCEILEVDAYKAEYGDDPVSEANKKARKLVETSLHAKDNHSAIAILTKSKAASKLEQTTQLLHSRGGIRLPFDPAKNKAGVIHRSYTSGLHPADFFLSACATREAMMYKKLRTAHGGYFTRKLVEAGYQGAQVSGTEQGVFPEPFYEMQGFPAGLLSAHLLGEEGTQAAMKVFHTGQTENLDQISSVLKMIKAPPTSPEETVQMCRDIAAELNIKDGDNKKVFWSIVLQCLHKAGLGIEDLGPEQDNILAALSYGHVRKVLGRALTREHEHRTQMNLKEKFILYNRIRKLKEKQDA